GGTTGTACCACCTATATTCAGATGGTTACCACGACGTCCCAGAGCCAGTTTTTTTATCAGATCCACTTCCATATAATCTGAATACAGGGTCATATCCTGATATTCATAGACTCCATTTTTCTTTATCTCAGATCTTGAAATGGATAATTCCCCGTTGGCATCTTCATATAAAAATATCTTAGCTGTGTCACCTCTTATCTTAACAGGTTCTTTTTTCTGTGTTTTTTTGTCTACATTAAAGGCAGTAGCACGTACATTTCCATCCAGATCGATCTGTCTGTTTTTTAGATCCCCAAACATAAAATCGCCATAGAGTTCTTCCCCTGTGGATGATCTTAAGTTTACTTTAGTCCCATCTAAGATCTCACTTTCCATATTCCCCTTCATAGTCCGGCCATCTATTGTATAATTTTCATAATAGATCTTATATTTTTCCGAAGTATAGATATCATTTGTAATAAAGGAGTATTCTACCTGACTGCCTGTAAATTTCATCCCTGGATTTTGTATCACTACATTTTTATTCAGCTGAACAACCTGTCTGGGAATAAAGTAATTCACCTCATCACCAGAGGCTTTTTTATCCCCGCTTATTCCATTAAAGTTTTTGGCCTTCACCATTTTCTCAGAAACAAAATAAATTCCATCATTCATAGTTGCATTTCCATCTTTAGATATTATCTTAATATCCCCTGGTATATCCACCCTTTGTTCAGCAAATATATATTTTCCACGATCAGCATAGAGAGTGGCATCATTTGTTGTTATCTTTAAGTTCCCGATGATTTCAGCATAATTATTGGTATCAAATTCTCCCCGGTCTCCTACCATTTTAGACCCATCTTCATCTACAATAACTATATTTTTTTCTATCTTTCCTAAGCCTGTATTGGAATTATAAGTTAAATTTTCACCTGTCATATTTTTTTTATCCTGGATCACCGTCACTCTGCCTCTGGAAATCAAGTCTCCTGCATCCATCTTATATTCAGCATTTTCACCATAAAAAGTTATTTTATCCTCGGGGTTATAGATTGTATATTTCCCATAGATATAGGCTCTTTTATTCAGGTCATCCACATCTATCCTTTGACTCTTTAGGATCGATCCCCTATGGGTAACTTCAGCATCCCCTGTAAATATATATGATTTTTTTTCTAAGTTAAAGTCAACCTTCTGAGCCCGGCCATCCAGCTGGTCCCCTTTAAAACTTCCATCTGTAATTTTTCCAATCTTAGTTTCATCGTTATAATAAAGTTCTTTTCCTATACTTTCATAGGTATCTCCCCTATAGTCGTAGCTGTTTAATAGTTTTAATTCCTTGGTTTTACTGTTATAAGCGAGATCTTTGGTAAGGATTTTCCTGTCTAAATCCTCATAACTCACTGATTTTTTAGAGGTCATATAGAGATCCCCTGTTTTTGTATCATAGGTTCCCCTGTCAGCTGAAAGTTTACTTGTTTTATTGTCAATTTTAATGTTTCCATCTACTTTCAACATCCCGGTAAGACTATCATACACTCCGTTGTCGGCAGCCAGATTAAAGTTGCCATTTTTTCCCCTGAGAGGTCCTGTGAAATACATCTTATTTTCATCAGCCACATAATTTATCTTCTCCACAGTCAGGTTTCCATTTTCAAATTCTATCACTATATCTTTAGAGATAGTAAAATTCCCTGTAATCTCATCATATTTAAAATCTTTCGCTCTAAGGTTTGCCCCCTTATAATATATGACAAAATCTCCCTGGGCATGGATAGTTTTCTTTATCCCGTCATATCTGGCTTCTTTAAAGTGGCCGGATAGTTCGTCAGTTTGCAAAGCCCCTAATTTCCTTCCTCTTATCCTGATGTTTTCCTTCACATCCAAAATCTTAGTGGCATCATTATAATGCACAAAATTTGCACTGAGCTGCATCTTGTCTGTTACCACCCTTATGTCATCTTTTAAGTTTAAATCTTCTAATTTTGTGTCTGTCACCAATGAATCTCCATAAAGGGTAATACCCTCCTCTTCATTGTACGCTTTCACCTGGTTGCTGGCATATATTTTCTCTGCTTTCTGGTCATAATTAGCTTTTTCCGCCTCTATTTTCCATCCATTTTGAGATACTCCCAGTATATTGTTTTCTAAAAATAAATTATTTGCACTGTCTACCAGGGCATTATCTCCAGACAGCTTCATCCCGTCAAACATGGCTACAGCTTTCTCAAAGGTTCTTTTATTATTAACAGTATCATCGATCTGCTTCTCTGCTTCTACGTGGTAATTTTCCACATCATAAGAAACATTGGAAGTTACCAGGGATTCCTCACCTTTTTTTTCTATCTGCTCCGGTTCCTTTATATAGTTAAAGTAGACAAATACCACTAAAAGTATTGCACCTATATAGTATGATATTTTTTTGAGCATATTTACCCCCTTTTAATCGGTACAAACTCATCCTTTTTATGGTTGCTCGATTGACGAGTACGAAATTTTCTTATAGTTATAAAAAAATTACGATGTCAAAGAGTAACCAACGCCAGAATAATTAGCGATAAAAACTTATTAGTTCATCAATAAGTTTTTAAGTTCATTTAATTTCATCATAGCATCCAAGGGTGTCAGGTTATTTACATCCAGTTTAGCTACCTCGGCTAAAATTTTCTTTTCACCTGTACTTATTTGAGGTTCTACTATTTTTGGTTTTTCTATTTTTATAGGGGATCCTCCAAACAGCGACAGTTGTTCCGACCCTATTTTTTCCTCGATTATAGCTTTTTTCGTCTCCAAAACCTGCAGAAGCTGTTTGGCTTTCAGCAGTATTTCAGCTGGCAGGCCGGCAAGCCTGGCTACCTCGATTCCATAGGATTTATCGGCTCCTCCCTTTACTATTTCACGGAGAAACACCACTTCATCGTTGGCTTCACTGACCTCTATCCTATAGTTGGACAGATATTTCAATTTATATTCCAGCTCTGTCAGCTCATGATAATGGGTAGCAAATATAGTTTTAGCTC
This region of Psychrilyobacter piezotolerans genomic DNA includes:
- the lptC gene encoding LPS export ABC transporter periplasmic protein LptC; this encodes MLKKISYYIGAILLVVFVYFNYIKEPEQIEKKGEESLVTSNVSYDVENYHVEAEKQIDDTVNNKRTFEKAVAMFDGMKLSGDNALVDSANNLFLENNILGVSQNGWKIEAEKANYDQKAEKIYASNQVKAYNEEEGITLYGDSLVTDTKLEDLNLKDDIRVVTDKMQLSANFVHYNDATKILDVKENIRIRGRKLGALQTDELSGHFKEARYDGIKKTIHAQGDFVIYYKGANLRAKDFKYDEITGNFTISKDIVIEFENGNLTVEKINYVADENKMYFTGPLRGKNGNFNLAADNGVYDSLTGMLKVDGNIKIDNKTSKLSADRGTYDTKTGDLYMTSKKSVSYEDLDRKILTKDLAYNSKTKELKLLNSYDYRGDTYESIGKELYYNDETKIGKITDGSFKGDQLDGRAQKVDFNLEKKSYIFTGDAEVTHRGSILKSQRIDVDDLNKRAYIYGKYTIYNPEDKITFYGENAEYKMDAGDLISRGRVTVIQDKKNMTGENLTYNSNTGLGKIEKNIVIVDEDGSKMVGDRGEFDTNNYAEIIGNLKITTNDATLYADRGKYIFAEQRVDIPGDIKIISKDGNATMNDGIYFVSEKMVKAKNFNGISGDKKASGDEVNYFIPRQVVQLNKNVVIQNPGMKFTGSQVEYSFITNDIYTSEKYKIYYENYTIDGRTMKGNMESEILDGTKVNLRSSTGEELYGDFMFGDLKNRQIDLDGNVRATAFNVDKKTQKKEPVKIRGDTAKIFLYEDANGELSISRSEIKKNGVYEYQDMTLYSDYMEVDLIKKLALGRRGNHLNIGGTTDVKSEITDIDMNTEIAVLINDVEFKNVDKDGKVMTASSDKGEIFNKTKVAVLRENVAADTIENHIEADYAKYFMETGILNAEGNVRIDYKK